From Acidobacteriota bacterium, a single genomic window includes:
- a CDS encoding YjbQ family protein, which produces MLERLAECAEEKIVSELAAKVPTPDKPKNQRYTLHVETHSRAEFKDVTSQIEQLIERSGISSGQCHLFVPHTSAAILINENSDPGLRQDITDFLKTLAPPGANYHHDDGNCDSHLKATLIGVTRTLLIENHRLLLGRWQGIYFCEFDGPRRRDLYVKLVSD; this is translated from the coding sequence ATGCTCGAACGGCTAGCAGAGTGCGCAGAGGAGAAAATAGTGTCTGAACTGGCAGCTAAGGTCCCAACTCCTGACAAGCCAAAAAATCAACGCTACACTCTTCACGTTGAGACGCACTCGCGCGCGGAATTTAAAGACGTGACCAGCCAGATCGAGCAACTGATCGAAAGATCTGGAATTTCGAGCGGGCAGTGCCACTTGTTTGTTCCGCACACGAGTGCGGCGATCCTCATCAACGAGAACTCCGACCCTGGGCTTCGCCAGGACATCACGGATTTCCTCAAGACGCTTGCCCCTCCCGGCGCTAATTATCACCACGATGACGGAAACTGCGACTCCCACCTGAAGGCGACCCTCATTGGCGTCACCAGAACCCTTTTGATTGAAAACCATCGCCTGCTGCTAGGACGTTGGCAGGGTATATACTTTTGTGAGTTTGACGGGCCGCGACGGCGGGACCTCTACGTCAAGCTTGTCTCAGATTAG